CCGAGGTCGTCGAGGATGTGCCGGGTCCAGGGCACGGCCCGCCCGGTCACGATGATGTGGGCGGCGCCCGCCGCGGTGACCGCGGTGAGCGCCTCACGCGTCCGCTCGGAGACCGTGTCGTCGGGCCGCAGAAGCGTCCCGTCGAGATCGGTCGCGACGAGTTTGTACGGGAACGGGTGATCCAGCGGAGCAGGGTGGCTCACTTGTTGATCGGCTCCAGGATCTTTCGGCCCCCCAAGTACGGACGCAGCACCTCGGGCACCCTCACTGAGCCGTCGGCCTGCTGGTGATTCTCCAGGATGGCCACGATGGTGCGCGGCACCGCGCACAGCGTGCCGTTCAGCGTCGCCAGCGGCTGGACCTTCTTGCCGTCGCGCATCCGGATGGACAGACGGCGGGCCTGGAAGCCGTCACAGTTCGACGCCGAGGTCAGCTCGCGGTACTTGCCCTGCGTCGGGATCCACGCCTCGCAGTCGAACTTGCGCGAGGCCGAGGACCCGAGGTCGCCCGTCGCCACGTCGATGACCTGGAAGGGCAGTTCGAGGCCGGTCAGCCACTGCTTCTCCCACTCCAGAAGCCGCGTGTGCTCGGCCTCGGCGTCCTCGGGAGCGACGTACGAGAACATCTCGACCTTGTCGAACTGGTGCACGCGGAAGATGCCCCGGGTGTCCTTGCCGTACGTACCGGCCTCGCGGCGGAAGCAGGGCGAGAAGCCGGCGTAGCGCAGCGGCAGCTTGTCCGCGTCGAGGATCTCGTCCATGTGGTACCCGGCGAGCGCGACCTCGGAAGTGCCGACCAGGTAGTAGTCGTCCTTCTCCAGGTGGTACACGTTCTCCGCGGCCTGGCCGAGGAAGCCCGTGCCCTCCATGGCGCGCGGGCGCACCAGCGCCGGCGTCAGCATCGGGATGAAGCCGGCCTCGGTGGCCTGCGCGATCGCCGCGTTCACCAGGGCGAGTTCGAGGAGCGCGCCGACGCCCGTCAGGTAGTAGAAGCGCGAGCCCGACACCTTGGCGCCGCGCTCGACGTCGATGGCGCCGAGCGCCTCGCCGAGCTCCAGGTGGTCCTTGGGCTCGAAGCCTTCGGCGCCGAAGTCGCGGATCGTGCCGTGCGTCTCGAGGACGACGAAGTCCTCCTCGCCGCCGACCGGGACGTCCGTGTGCACGATGTTGCCCAGCAGGAGGGCGAGGCGCTGGGTCT
The DNA window shown above is from Streptomyces sp. NBC_01445 and carries:
- the serS gene encoding serine--tRNA ligase encodes the protein MIDLRLLREDPDRVRASQRARGEDVALVDALLSADERRRSSGLRFDELRSEQKSLGKLIPKASADEKQELLKKAGELSAAVKSAEAEQREADEETQRLALLLGNIVHTDVPVGGEEDFVVLETHGTIRDFGAEGFEPKDHLELGEALGAIDVERGAKVSGSRFYYLTGVGALLELALVNAAIAQATEAGFIPMLTPALVRPRAMEGTGFLGQAAENVYHLEKDDYYLVGTSEVALAGYHMDEILDADKLPLRYAGFSPCFRREAGTYGKDTRGIFRVHQFDKVEMFSYVAPEDAEAEHTRLLEWEKQWLTGLELPFQVIDVATGDLGSSASRKFDCEAWIPTQGKYRELTSASNCDGFQARRLSIRMRDGKKVQPLATLNGTLCAVPRTIVAILENHQQADGSVRVPEVLRPYLGGRKILEPINK